The window TTATGTCTACTTCAATTGCAAGAATCTTCGGGATTTGATTTCCCGATTTGCTTCGGAAGAGAAGGCCCATGTTTATGTCTACAGTCGCGATTCGGAGAATTGGTGGGCCTCTCTTAAAGGGAATGGATCTCGCTGGTCAGTTGAGGTGAACGCCTCGGGGTTGGCTAAGATCGAGTTGCAGTATGAAGAAGAGGTGCTTACAGGCAAACTACCGATTGTCCGGTTTCCCGTGACCAAAGCGATTGGCTTGCCGAATTTCTCTTACTACCTCCCAGCGGCCCGTTCGGGGGTGTTGCAGGGATGGCGAGCTCTAACCGCTGAGGCTGTGCGCCGGGTCTCCCGTTGGGCCGGCATTGAGGAGATCCGCGTGCCGGCGCTGCCCGGCCTGATCGGAGAGTTCCTGGAGGAGCTCATCCACGCATCCGAGGGCCTGGCATCCGAGGGCCTGAGGCGACGGTCCCGGGTGGGCGAAGGCGCCTCTCCTTTCCAAAGCGCCCTGGAGGTGCTGGAAGGGGATCTTCTGAAGGGCACGGTGGATTTCTCCTATCCAGATGGGGTGCCTGTCCCTGAGATCGTTTATCGAACCCGGGTAAAACGGAAGAAACTTGAGATCCCGATCCAACGCGCCTCCTCCACGGTCGGGGAGCTCGCCCCCCTGGTCCTCTGGATCAAGTATCTGCTCCGGCCGGGAGGGATGCTGGTCATCGAGGAGCCCGAGGCCCATCTGCACCCGGAGAACCAGCGTCGGGTCGCCCGGGCCCTGGTGCGGCTGGTGCGGGCCGGCGTGACGGTCCTCTGCACCACCCATAGCCCCCTGATCCTTCATCAAGTCAGCAATCACATCCTGGCCTCCCGGGCGGACCCCGCGCGCCGGAAGGAGCTGGGGTTCACCGAAAAGGATCTGCTCCGCGAGGAGGAGGTGGGGGCCTACCTGTTCCGGATGCGGGAGGACGGACGCGGGAGCGAGATCCAACCTCTCCGCATCGAGCCCGACTTCGGCATCCCGGAGGATGAATTCGTGCGCGTCTCCGAGGCCATCGGTGAGGAAACCTATCGCCTGACCGGCCCCCTGACCGTAGAGCTGGGGGAGGGATAGCGTGCGAGGGGCTCGGCATGCATCCTTTCCTGAACTGGCTGCTGACGCACCACGATGCCCACGGTTGTTTAACAGCTACTCCCCGACGATGGAACATTAAGTGCTCCATCCAGTGGCCGAAGGACTCGGCTTTTCGTATCCTGGATTGCGATCAATGCCCAGACTTCCGGCAGGGGCAGGGCGGCAAGAGACCAGACTTTCTCCTTTTCTGGGAACGTCCGGGACAGCTGCTGATTGTCGTGTTGGAGCTCACCCGGGGAGCGGTGGAGCCCCATAAGCGGGATCAGATCGCGGCGGGCCTTCGGATCCTGGAGGGATATCTCGCTCAGTTTAACAGAGGACCCCGTGCTTACGTCCATGCCCTTATCCTCCATAGTGGGCATATGCGTAGCGCGAATGTGCATCATCTCCAGCAGCCGTTGCCCTTCCGGGGAAAGCGGCTCTGGCTTATTGTGAATCGTTGCGGGGACAAATTGAAAGAGATCTTGGAGGACTGGGCCTCAGGCCACGTTCCCCCGACGGGATAAGGAGCCGGGAGGAGCTTCCCGGCTCCCGAAGGCAAGTGCGCGTATCGCTCGGGCATCCCTACTCTCCCCGCACGATGCGCCGGGCGATGCGGTTGTGCTGTTCGATCAGGCGGCCTTCTTCTACGGGGAGCAGGTGCCCCTCCTGAACGATCACCCGGCCCTGGACCACCACCCAATCGGCCGGGCGGGGCTGACAGAGCACCAGGGCGGCGACCGGGTCGTGCAGGGCCCCCGCGTAATCCAGACGATCCAGCCGCCACGCGGCGAAGTCGGCGGCCTTCCCCGGCGCGAGCTGCCCGATGTCATCCCGCCCCAGCACCGCCGCGCCGCCCCGGGTGGCCAGCCACAGGGCCTCCTCCGCGGTCAGGGCGTCGGGCCGCTCCAGGGCCACCCGCTGGAGGAGCATCGCCTGCCGGACCTCCGCCAGCATATGAGAGGAATCGTTGCTGGCGCTGCCATCCACCCCCAGCCCGACCTTCACCCCCTGGTCCAGCATCGCCCGGATTGGGGCGACGCCGGAGGCCAGCCGCATGTTGGAGGTGGGGCAGTGGGCGACGCCCACCCCCGTGCGGGCCAGGGCGGCGATCTCCTCCCGATTCACGTGCACCATGTGGGCGAACCACACATCGGGCCCTTCCCAGCCCAAATCGGCGGCGAAGGCCACGGGGCGCTTGCCGAACCGGGCCAGACAGTATTCCTCCTCGTCCCGGGTCTCCGCCAGGTGCGTGTGGAGCATCACCCCGTAATGGCGGGCCATGGCCGCGGCCTCCCGCATGAGATCCGGGGTGACGGAGAAGGGGGAGCACGGGGCCAGGGCCACCCGGCACATCGCGTAGGGCTTCGGGTCGTGATAGGCCTCGATGACCCGTTGCATGTCTTTCAGGATCGCCTCCTCATCCTCCACCACGGAGTCCGGCGGGAGGCCGCCCCGGGATTCCCCCAGCGACATGGCCCCACGGGTGGCATGGAAGCGGATCCCGATCTCCTGCGCCGCGCGGATCTCGTCGTCCAGCTTCGCCCCGTTGGGGAACAGATACAGGTGATCGCTGGTGGTGGTGCAGCCGGAGCGGAGGAGCTCCGCCATCCCCACCAGGGCGCTGACGTAGACCGCCTCGGCGTCCATGCGGGCCCAAATCGGATACAGGGTGCGCAGCCAGTCGAAGAGCTTGGCGTTCTGGGCGATGACCCGGGTGAGGGTCTGATAGAGATGATGATGGGTGTTGACCATGCCCGGGATCACCACCATCCCCCGGGCGTCCAGGACGAGGTCCGCCTCCCGAGGCAGCTCCTCCGTCCGCCCCACCTGTTCGATCACGCCGTCCCGGGCGAAGAGGCCCCCGTCCGGGATCCGCCGCCGGGCGTCGTCCATGGTCACCAGCACCTCCGCGTGGCGCACCAGCAGGGTCGTCATCGGTCGCCTCCCCGGGCGCAGGATTCGAAGCTCCGATGGAGTTCATTTTACCCGGGCCGTGAAGGTAGAGTAGGAGCAGGTCCAGACAGCGGGCGTGGCGATCCCCCGGGAGGGTCGCGGCGATGTGGGCTATCGGGCTGGATTTAGCGTGGTCGCCCCGGAACCCGAGCGCCGGGGTGGTGTTGGGATGGGCGGAGGATCACTGGGAGGTGGTGGCCTGGGAGGCGCAGCTGGGCGCCGATGCGGAGATCCTGGCCTTCCTGGAGCCTTATCTGGACGCCCCCTGTGTGATCGGGATCGACGCGCCCCTCATCGTCCCCAACGAGACGGGTTCCCGGCCCTGCGATCGGATCCTGGCCTCCCGCTTCGGCCGCCATCACGCGGGTGGCTACCTGGTCAACCGTCGCTGGCTGCGATCCTTCGGAGGGCTGCGAGGGGAGGCCCTGAGGCAAGCCTTATGCGCCCGGGGGTTGATCCTGGAGCCTCCCGAAGCCCCCCGCCTCCCGGTCCGCGCAGTCCTGGAGGTGTTCCCCCATCCGGCCGCCGTGGTCCTGTTTGGCCTGCGACGGATCCTCCGGTATAAACGGTTGGGCCGGGATCAATGGGCGCAGGCGTTGCGACGGTGGCATCAGCGGCTGCTGACCCTCGAGGCCTTCCGGCCTCCAGTGCGCTGGCCGGAGCCCTGGCGCGAGCCGCCCCGCGGGGGGACCCGACGGATGTGGAAGGCGTGGGAGGATCAGCTGGATGCGGCTTTCTGCGCCTACATCGCGGGCTACGTCTGGTTCCACGGCCCGGCGGGCTATGAGCGGATCGGAGATCTGGAGACCGGCTTGGTGATCGTCCCCCGTCGGATCGATGGATAGGGCAAGGATCCAGACTCCGGTGCAGGGGGGAAGATGAGCGGGGAGTGGGCGTGCTGCGAGGAGCCGCTGCCGGAGATGGTGCGGCATGGCCTGGAGCGGTTTAACGCCGGAGAATACTTCGAACAACATGAGATCCTGGAGCATGTGTGGCGGGCGGAGCGCCGGCCGGTGCGGGAGATCTATCAGGGCATCCTGCAGATCGGCGTGGCCTGCTATCAGATCCAGCGGGGCAATTACGCTGGGGCGCTGAAGATGCTGCGGCGGGGGCTGGCCCATCTGCGCCGGGCCCCGGATCGCTGCCAGGGGATCGACATCGCCCGCCTGCGGGAGGACGCCCAGCGCCTGCTCCACGAGCTGGAGCGCCGGGGTCCCGCAGGCTCCTCCGAGCCGGATCCCCGCTGGTTCCTTCGGGTGTTTTTCGAGGGTTGATGTGGACCGAAATGAATTTCGGTTTACCTCACAGCATCGCATCTATTCGTTCTGAGGAGGTCCGATGAAAGCGGTGGTGATGCGACGGCGGGGAGGTCCGGAGGTGCTGCAGGTGGAGGAAGTGCCCACCCCGGTCCCGGGGCCGGGGGAGGTGCTGGTGCGGGTTTACGCGTGCGGTCTGAACCATCTGGATCTTTACACCCGGGCCGGGGCCCAGGGGCGGAAGGCGAAGCTTCCCCATATATTGGGCCTGGAGCCGGCGGGGGAGATCGTCGCCCTGGGGGAGGGGGTGACCGGATGGCGGGTCGGGGATCGGGTGCTGGTAGGGGCCTTCATCGTGTGCGGGACGTGCGAGTTCTGCCGGGCCGGCATGGACAACCTGTGCCGGCAGCGCAAGATCATCGGGGTGGATCGCTGGGGCGGTTACGCGGAGTATGTGGTGGCCCCGGCCGCCAACCTGATGCGTCTGGCCCCCCACATCTCCTACGAGGCTGCGGCGGCGGTCCAGGCGGCCTTCGGCACCGCCTGGCACATGCTGGTGTCCCGGGCGCGGATCCGGCCCGGGGAGACGGTGCTGGTGCTGGCGGCCGGCAGCGGCATCGGCACCGCCGCCATCCAGATCGCGCGGCACTTCGGGTGCCGGGTGATCGCCACCGCCAGCAGCGAGGAGAAGCTGGAGAAAGCGCGGGCCCTGGGGGCGGACGTGCTCATCAACTACCGCCAGCAGCCCCGCTTCAGCCTGGCGGTGATGGAGGCCACCGGCGGGCGCGGGGCGGACATCGTCTTCGAGCACGTGGGCTCGGACACCTGGAAGGAGAGCGTGGCCTCCCTGGCCTTCCGAGGACGCCTGGTGTTCTGCGGCTCCACCACCGGCCGCTGGGGCGAGACGGATCTGTGGGGGGTGTTTTATAAAGAGGCGGAGATCCTGGGCTCCTTCGGGGCCACGCGGGCGGATTTCCAGGCGGTGATGGAGCGGGTGGAGCAGGGGATCTTCCAGCCGGTCATCGACCGCGTGTTCCCTCTGGAGGAGGCCGCGCAAGCCCATCGCGACCTGGAGGACCGGCGGGTCTTCGGCAAGGTGGTGCTCCGAATCCCCTGAGGGTTTGGTCTCCTATGCCCTCGGGTTGCGCTTCAAAGGACATCCCGGGATGAAGGGGATGCCCTCCTCAGGGCTCTCCTCAGCCCTCGGGCGGCCCCTTCCCGGGCTCCCCATACACATCGGGCCGCGCTGCCCGGACCCATTCGGCGGGGATGCCGCACAGGAACCGCAGGGGCTCCTGCCCGGTGTTGCGGTACTGATGCGTTACGTGGGGTGGCACGAACACCACATCCCCAGCCCGAATCGGATACACCTGATCGCCGATCTGCACCTCCCCCTCCCCGCTGAGGACGAAGTTTTCGTGCTCGAACCAGTGGGCATGGAGAGGGGTGTGGCCGCCCGGCTCCAGCTCGATGACCCGCAGGCGGTAGGTCGGGGCGCCGTGTCGGGTGTCGATGATCCACCGGATGGAGGCGCCCCGGGCGCCCGCATCGGTCACCGGCTGCCGCTCGCACGCGGTGAAGGGAGAAGGACGTCGGGGGTCGAACTCGCCCATCGGCTTCCTCATGGGGAAAGGGATTCGCCTTCATTCTACTCGATGCGGAGGCCCAGGCGGTCGGCCAGGTGGGCGCGGATCGCCGCCTGCACCGCCTCCATGGGCTGGGAGGCGTCGATCACCACCCATCGGGCGGGCTCGGCGGCGGCCAGGGCGAGATAGCCCTCCCGCACCCGTTGATGGAAGGCCAGGTCCATGGCGTCCAGGCGGGTCCAGGCCTCGCCGGAGGCCCGGCGGCGGGCCAGGCCCTGTTCCACCTCTACGTCCAGCAGGAAGGTGAGGTCCGGCTGCAGGCCGCCGGTGGCGAACCGGTTCAGGCGGCGCAGCTCCTCCAGATCCAGTCCCCGGCCGTAGCCCTGATAGGCCAGGGTGGAATCCGCGTAGCGATCGCTGATGACGATGCCTCCCGCCATCAGGAAGGGGCGGATGACCCGCTCCACCAGCTGGGCCCGGGCGGCGCAGAAGAGCAAGGCCTCCGCCCGGGCGGTCATATCCGCCTGCTCATGGGCGTGGAGCAGCTCCCGGATCGCCTCCCCCACGGGGGTCCCGCCGGGCTCCCGGGTGAGCAGCACCCGAAGCCCTTTCTCCTGCAGGACGCCGGCCAGCCAGCGGGCCATGGTGGTCTTCCCGCATCCCTCCGGCCCTTCAAAGGTGATCAGGAGGCCGCGCATCTTAAAACCCCTGGATCCAGTGAGCATATAGGTATGCGATCATCGCATTCCAGAGCAGGCTGTCCAGCCGGTCCAGCACGCCCCCGTGCCCGGGGAAGAGGTTCCCGGAGTCTTTCACCCCGGCCCGGCGCTTCAGGACCGAGATCGAGAGATCCCCCAGGGTCCCCAGGCTGCCGGCCAGCAGGCCGAGGAGGGCGCCGGGCCCGGCTCCGATCCCGATCAGAAGGCCCAGGAGAGCGCCCACCACGAGGCCGGCTATACAGCCGCCGAGGAACCCCTCCCAGGTTTTGCCCGGGCTCAGACGAGGCGCTAGGCGATGTCGCCCCCACCGCTGGCCGACGAAGTAGGCGGCGGTGTCGGCCCCCCAGGTGACGAAGAGGACGAAGACCACCCATCCGCGGCCGTAGGGCTCCGGGAGGTTCCGGAGCCAGACGAAGGAGCGCCCCAGCCAGCCCAGATACAGCCCGCCGGCGGCGGTGAAGGCCCAGTCGATCAGGGGATGCTCTGTGCGCCGGATCCACCAGAACCACACGAGGGCGAAGGGCGGCGCGAGGGTCAGGGTGAGCTCCGCCAGCCGGGGGCTGGCTGCGGAGAACATCCCGTCTATCAGGAAGCCCAGGATCATCAACCCGACCCAGCCCGGGGAGGGGGAGAAGCCGATGCGCCGGATCAGGCCGGTGTATTCCCAGGCGGCCAGCCCCAGGGCGAGGGCCACCGTCGCCGCCCAGATCCACCCGCCTTGGTGGATGAGGGCCGCGAGCAGGGGGATGGCGATGAGGGCGACGAGGAGGCGCTGGCGCAGCACGGCGGGATCAGGAAGGTTATCCGGGGGGAGCCAGTTGCTCGCTGATCTGTCCGAACCGACGCTCCCGGCGGCTGTAGGCCTCGATGGCCTTCAGCAGCTCTTCCCGGTCGAAGTCGGGCCAGTAGACGGGCGTTACGTAAAACTCCGCATAGGCGGCCTGCCAGAGCAGGAAGTTGCTCAGTCGCATCTCCCCGCTGGTGCGGATGATCAGATCCGGATCCGGCAGCCCGGCGGTATACAGGTAGCGGGAGATCAGCTCCTCGTTGACCGCCTCCGGGGGGACGCCGTCGGCGATGATGCGGCGGACGGCCTCCACGATCTCCTGGCGGCCTCCGTAGTTGAAGGCGACGCAGAGGATGAGCCGGGAGTTCCCCTTCGTCCGCTCGATGGCCATGCGGATCTTCCGCTGGAGCCGTTCGGGCACCCCCTCCAGGCTGCCCAGATGGCGGATCTGCACCCCATTGCGGTCCAGGTTGTCCAGCTCCCGATCGATCATCTGCTCCAGCAACCCGAAGAGGCCGTAGACCTCCTCCGGGGGGCGGCGCCAGTTCTCGGTGGAGAAGGCATAGATGGTGAGGATGCGGACCCCGAGGTCGGCGCAGGCCTCGATCACCCGGCGCAGGTTCTCCGTGCCGGCCCGATGCCCGGCCAGGCGAGGGAGACCGCGGGCCTTGGCCCAGCGGCCGTTGCCGTCCATGATGATGGCGATATGGGTGGGGATTTTCAGCGCGATCTCTGCGACCTGACCGTTCTGCTGCCTCACGGACTCCTCCTTCCGGGCCCTCTCCGAATCCGGGCGGGGATCTCTCCCCCTCCCGGCCATGATTCAGAAGGACATGATCTCCTTCTCTTTGGCCTGGGCGACCTTCTCCGCCTCCTCGATGTAGCGGTCGGTGAGCTTCTGAACCTCCTCCTTGGCCTCCTCCAGCTCATCGTCAGACATCTCTTTGTTCTTGTGGCGGGCCCGCAGCTCCTCCAGGGCATCCCGCCGGATGTTGCGGATGGCGACGCGGGTCTCCTCGAGCCGCTTGTGCACCAGCTTCACCAGCTCCTGACGGCGCTGTTCGGTGAGCCGGGGCAGCACCAGTCGGATGATCCGGCCGTCGTTGCTGGGAGTTAGCCCCAGGTCGGACTTGAGGATGGCCCGTTCGATCTCCGGCAGGGCCTTCGGGTCATAGGGCTGGATGGTCAGCAGGTTCGGCTCCGGAGCCCGGATGATGGCCAGCTGCTCCAGCGGGACCTGGGTCCCGTAGTATTCCACCGGGATCCGCTCCACCAGGGCGGGGGAAGCGCGCCCCGTGCGGATGCCCTTGAGCTCGTCCTCGAACACCCGAATGGCCTTGCGCATGCGCTCTTCGGCGTCGCGGAAGACCTGTTTCGGGATCATCGCGCCTTTTCACCTCCGCCAGGTTCAAGCGGCGGGCGGATGCGGCTCAGCCATCGATCAGCGTGCCCACCGGCTCCCCTCGCACCGCCCGTTCCAGGCTGTCCGGCTGCCAGAGATCCAGGACGATGATGGGCAGGTTGTGATCCATGCACAGGGAAAGGGCCGTGCTGTCCAGCACCTTCACCCGCAGGTTCAGGGCCTCTATATATGTTAGTTTATCAAACTTGCGGGCGTTGGGGTTGACCATGGGATCTTCCTCGTAGACCCCATCCACCTTGGTGGCCTTGATGAGGACGTCAGCGTGGATCTCCATCGCCCGCAGGGCCGCGGCGGTGTCCGTGGTGAA is drawn from Thermoflexus hugenholtzii and contains these coding sequences:
- a CDS encoding zinc-binding dehydrogenase — translated: MKAVVMRRRGGPEVLQVEEVPTPVPGPGEVLVRVYACGLNHLDLYTRAGAQGRKAKLPHILGLEPAGEIVALGEGVTGWRVGDRVLVGAFIVCGTCEFCRAGMDNLCRQRKIIGVDRWGGYAEYVVAPAANLMRLAPHISYEAAAAVQAAFGTAWHMLVSRARIRPGETVLVLAAGSGIGTAAIQIARHFGCRVIATASSEEKLEKARALGADVLINYRQQPRFSLAVMEATGGRGADIVFEHVGSDTWKESVASLAFRGRLVFCGSTTGRWGETDLWGVFYKEAEILGSFGATRADFQAVMERVEQGIFQPVIDRVFPLEEAAQAHRDLEDRRVFGKVVLRIP
- a CDS encoding DUF309 domain-containing protein; the encoded protein is MSGEWACCEEPLPEMVRHGLERFNAGEYFEQHEILEHVWRAERRPVREIYQGILQIGVACYQIQRGNYAGALKMLRRGLAHLRRAPDRCQGIDIARLREDAQRLLHELERRGPAGSSEPDPRWFLRVFFEG
- a CDS encoding AAA family ATPase, producing the protein MTKAIGLPNFSYYLPAARSGVLQGWRALTAEAVRRVSRWAGIEEIRVPALPGLIGEFLEELIHASEGLASEGLRRRSRVGEGASPFQSALEVLEGDLLKGTVDFSYPDGVPVPEIVYRTRVKRKKLEIPIQRASSTVGELAPLVLWIKYLLRPGGMLVIEEPEAHLHPENQRRVARALVRLVRAGVTVLCTTHSPLILHQVSNHILASRADPARRKELGFTEKDLLREEEVGAYLFRMREDGRGSEIQPLRIEPDFGIPEDEFVRVSEAIGEETYRLTGPLTVELGEG
- a CDS encoding isoprenyl transferase; the encoded protein is MRQQNGQVAEIALKIPTHIAIIMDGNGRWAKARGLPRLAGHRAGTENLRRVIEACADLGVRILTIYAFSTENWRRPPEEVYGLFGLLEQMIDRELDNLDRNGVQIRHLGSLEGVPERLQRKIRMAIERTKGNSRLILCVAFNYGGRQEIVEAVRRIIADGVPPEAVNEELISRYLYTAGLPDPDLIIRTSGEMRLSNFLLWQAAYAEFYVTPVYWPDFDREELLKAIEAYSRRERRFGQISEQLAPPG
- a CDS encoding cupin domain-containing protein; the encoded protein is MGEFDPRRPSPFTACERQPVTDAGARGASIRWIIDTRHGAPTYRLRVIELEPGGHTPLHAHWFEHENFVLSGEGEVQIGDQVYPIRAGDVVFVPPHVTHQYRNTGQEPLRFLCGIPAEWVRAARPDVYGEPGKGPPEG
- a CDS encoding phosphatidate cytidylyltransferase, which codes for MLRQRLLVALIAIPLLAALIHQGGWIWAATVALALGLAAWEYTGLIRRIGFSPSPGWVGLMILGFLIDGMFSAASPRLAELTLTLAPPFALVWFWWIRRTEHPLIDWAFTAAGGLYLGWLGRSFVWLRNLPEPYGRGWVVFVLFVTWGADTAAYFVGQRWGRHRLAPRLSPGKTWEGFLGGCIAGLVVGALLGLLIGIGAGPGALLGLLAGSLGTLGDLSISVLKRRAGVKDSGNLFPGHGGVLDRLDSLLWNAMIAYLYAHWIQGF
- a CDS encoding DUF429 domain-containing protein; this translates as MWAIGLDLAWSPRNPSAGVVLGWAEDHWEVVAWEAQLGADAEILAFLEPYLDAPCVIGIDAPLIVPNETGSRPCDRILASRFGRHHAGGYLVNRRWLRSFGGLRGEALRQALCARGLILEPPEAPRLPVRAVLEVFPHPAAVVLFGLRRILRYKRLGRDQWAQALRRWHQRLLTLEAFRPPVRWPEPWREPPRGGTRRMWKAWEDQLDAAFCAYIAGYVWFHGPAGYERIGDLETGLVIVPRRIDG
- a CDS encoding 8-oxoguanine deaminase, with the protein product MTTLLVRHAEVLVTMDDARRRIPDGGLFARDGVIEQVGRTEELPREADLVLDARGMVVIPGMVNTHHHLYQTLTRVIAQNAKLFDWLRTLYPIWARMDAEAVYVSALVGMAELLRSGCTTTSDHLYLFPNGAKLDDEIRAAQEIGIRFHATRGAMSLGESRGGLPPDSVVEDEEAILKDMQRVIEAYHDPKPYAMCRVALAPCSPFSVTPDLMREAAAMARHYGVMLHTHLAETRDEEEYCLARFGKRPVAFAADLGWEGPDVWFAHMVHVNREEIAALARTGVGVAHCPTSNMRLASGVAPIRAMLDQGVKVGLGVDGSASNDSSHMLAEVRQAMLLQRVALERPDALTAEEALWLATRGGAAVLGRDDIGQLAPGKAADFAAWRLDRLDYAGALHDPVAALVLCQPRPADWVVVQGRVIVQEGHLLPVEEGRLIEQHNRIARRIVRGE
- the tmk gene encoding dTMP kinase, whose translation is MRGLLITFEGPEGCGKTTMARWLAGVLQEKGLRVLLTREPGGTPVGEAIRELLHAHEQADMTARAEALLFCAARAQLVERVIRPFLMAGGIVISDRYADSTLAYQGYGRGLDLEELRRLNRFATGGLQPDLTFLLDVEVEQGLARRRASGEAWTRLDAMDLAFHQRVREGYLALAAAEPARWVVIDASQPMEAVQAAIRAHLADRLGLRIE
- the frr gene encoding ribosome recycling factor; this encodes MIPKQVFRDAEERMRKAIRVFEDELKGIRTGRASPALVERIPVEYYGTQVPLEQLAIIRAPEPNLLTIQPYDPKALPEIERAILKSDLGLTPSNDGRIIRLVLPRLTEQRRQELVKLVHKRLEETRVAIRNIRRDALEELRARHKNKEMSDDELEEAKEEVQKLTDRYIEEAEKVAQAKEKEIMSF